TGCTGGAGGCGGAGTTTGTTGCCTGTGCCGCGCCACATCATCCCCTGCATGGCTTGGGCCGGCAGCTGGAGATGGAGGATTTGCAGCAGCATGTGCAGGTGGTGCTGCGTGATTCGGGTCAGCGACAGCCGCGCGATGAGGGCTGGCTGGGGGCGTGGCAGCGCTGGACTGTATCGCAGCCGGATACGGCCATTGCCGCGGTGGAGCAGGGCTTTGCTTTTGGCTGGCTGGCCTGGCACCGCATTGCCGCCGGCGTGGCCGCCGGGCGGTTGCAGCCATTGCCGTTGGCTCATGGTGGTTTGCGCAAGGCGGCGCTATATCTGATTCTGGCGGATCCGCCGGTTGCCGGACCGGCTACCCTGCAACTGGCTGATTGCCTGCGGGCAGAGGCAGAGCACTGGCGCAGCAGCTACCAGCCGTACCAAGGGGTTTAGCCCGTGCCATAAGCAAAACGACCAGCGCTGGGCTGGTCGTGGCGGGTGTGGTGTGTGGCCGGACTTAGTGGCCCTGCTGCCCCTGCAGGTAGTGCTCCAGTGCGTGGCCGGCAGACAGGATGTGGAAGCGGATGAACTCTGCGGCTTCCTCGGCTGCGCCTTGCTTGCACAGTTCCAGCAGCCGGGTGTGCTCCTCGTGGGCGCGCTCCATGGTGCGGGTAAACAGGATCTGCATGCGGGTGTAGCGGTCGGTCTTGTTGTGCAGCTGTTCGATCAGCGCCAGCGTGTTGGGGCGCTTGGCTGCGCGGTACAAGGCCAGGTGAAAGCGCGAGTTCAGCTCACCCCAGTGGCGCACGTCGTTCTTTTGCAGGGCTACTTCGAATTCATGCAGGGTCTGCTCGGCCAGGGCAATGTCGGCCGGGGTCTGACAGGGAATCGATGCCTTGAGCACCGATCCTTCCAGCATGGCGCGGATTTCCAGCAGTTCCAGCACGTCTTCCAGCGACAGCTTGGAAACCACGGCACCCTTGTGGTCGATGATCTGGATCAGCCCTTCGGCCTCCAGCTGGCGCAGGGCTTCGCGTACCGGCACGCGGCTGACACCGTATTCATTGGATAGCGCTTCTTGGCGCAATTGCTGTCCGTCGACGAATTCTCCGGAAAGCAGTCGCTGGCGAAGCGATTCGGTTACGGCACTGGTCAGCGTCTGGCGCTTGATCGGCTGCAGGGTAGTCATGGTTTTTAGGGTCTGTCAGTCAATCGGATAAATGCAAATGTATTCGATTATACGGTGCTTCCATTGTCAGACAAGAGGGCATTGCGAAGGTTTTTGTCGCAAAAGTGAAAGATTTTGCCATTGGAAAAGAAAAACCCGGTCGAAGCCGGGTTTTTCTTGCAAGACTGGGGTGGATGATGGGGCTCGAACCCACGACAACAGGAATCACAATCCTGGACTCTACCAACTGAGCTACATCCACCGCCGAAGCGGGTTGACCTGTCAGCCATGAGCTGACCGTCTGAAAGAGGGTGGGGTGGATGATGGGGCTCGAACCCACGACAACAGGAATCACAATCCTGGACTCTACCAACTGAGCTACATCCACCACAGGGTGCTGCATTCTACTACAACTGTTGCCAGTACTGCTTGAGCACTGGCGCGCCCGACAGGAATCGAACCTGTAACCCCCGGCTTAGAAGGCCGGTGCTCTATCCAGTTGAGCTACGGGCACACACGTATCGGGCTTTTTCTGGTCGGGGCGGCGGGATTCGAACTCGCGACCCCCTGATCCCAAATCAGGTGCGCTACCAGGCTGCGCTACGCCCCGACGACAGAGAACGCAAGTATACGGACAGGCCTGTTTTCTGTCAACACCATGTTGCAATCTTTTTTCGGGGTGCTGTCGGGCCGGCTATGGTGGAGCCGACATTCGGCTGTAACACTGGCATGACTAACTGCATGATATATAGATGCTTATTTTGCTAATTTTTCTTTACGTGAAATTATTCCTAATGTATTTTTGTGGTTTCGTAAAAAGCCAAAAAATGAGAAAATTGCCGCCTCTTTTCAAGTTCCATACGGAATCAGGCATGGCGGCGCAACTCATTGATGGTAAGGCAGTAGCAGAACAACTCATCGCCAAGGTAGGCGAAGGTGTAAAGCAGCGTGTGGCTGCAGGCAAGCGCGCACCGGCGTTGGCGGTCATCCTGGTCGGTAACGATCCGGCCTCCAGCGTTTATGTAGGCAGCAAGAAGCGCTCTTGCGAAAAGGCGGGCATCCGTTCGGTTGCCTACGATCTGCCGGCTGAAACCAGCCAGCAGGAATTGCTGGATATCATCGATACCCTGAATGCCGATGCCACCGTGGACGGCATCCTGGTTCAGCTGCCGCTGCCCAAGCAGATCGACCCGCAAGCCGTGATCGAGCGTATCGATCCCAAAAAGGACGTCGATGGCTTCCATCCCTACAATATGGGTCGTCTGGCCATCAAGATGCCGCTGCTGCGTCCGTGCACGCCGCGCGGTGTGATGACCCTGCTGGAAGAATACGGCATCGACCCCAAGGGCAAGAAAGCCGTGATCGTGGGTGCTTCCAATATCGTGGGTCGTCCGCAGGCGCTGGAAATGCTGCTGGCGCGTGCCACCGTTACCGTGTGCCACAGTGCTACGCAGGATCTGGCGCGCGAAGTGGGCGAGGCCGACATCGTGGTGGCTGCGGTGGGAATTCCCGGCTTTATCAAGGGCGAGTGGATCAAGCCCGGTGCGGTGGTGATTGATGTGGGCATCAATCGTCTGGATACCGGCAAGCTGGCCGGCGATGTGGAGTTTGCCGCTGCTGCCGAGCGCGCCAGTTTCATCACCCCGGTTCCGGGTGGTGTCGGTCCGATGACCGTGGCAACGCTGTTGCAGAATACGCTGGATTCGGCCAATCTGAACGCCTGATCCCGTTCACCGGCATACAGCGCCACAGGCTGCAGGGGCTTGCCCCTGTCGCGTGTGGCGTTTGTCATTGGCAGTGTGGGTACGGGCAGAACAGAATTGGCAAGTGACAGCCGCAAGGCTGCCGTTGATCATGTAAAGACAAAGAGACTGTAATAATGAGCAATTCCCCCCAGTCGGCCACGCTGTTGATCAGTGCACCGGACAAGAAGGGCCTGGTAGCGGCCCTGGCCAATTTCCTGATGACCTACAACGCCAACATCATGCACGCTGACCAGCATCAGGACGGCAGTGAAAACCTGTTCCTGATGCGCATCCAGTGGGATCTGGCCGGCTTTACCCTGCCGATGGACGCGTTTGCCGCCGCTTTTCAGCCGATTGCCTCCGAGCACAATATGAACTGGAAGGTCTCCCTGTCCAGCCGCAAGCCGCGCATGGCCATTTTTGTGTCCAAGTACGAACACTGCCTGGTGGATTTGCTGCACCGCTGGCGCATTGGCGAGCTTAACTGTGATATTCCGCTGGTGATTTCCAATCACGAAGATTGCCGCCGGCTGGTGGAATTCAACGGCATTCCTTTCCATGTGCTGCCGGTTACCCGCGACAACAAGGAGAACGCCGAGGCCGAGCAGTTCCGCCTGCTGGAAGAAGCCGGTGTCGATTTCATCGTGCTGGCGCGTTATATGCAGGTATTGTCCGGTGAGTTCGTCAAGCGTTATCCGGATCGCGTCATCAACATCCACCACAGCTTCCTGCCGGCATTCGATGGGGCCAAGCCGTATCACCGTGCCTTTGCCCGTGGCGTGAAGCTGATCGGTGCCACCAGCCATTACGTGACCGAGGATCTGGACGAAGGTCCGATCATCGAGCAGGAGGTCACCCGCATTTCGCATCGCGACGATGTGGAAGACCTGATCCAGAAAGGCCGCGATCTGGAAAAAGTGGTGCTGTCCCGTGCCGTGCGCTGGCATCTGGACGACCGCATCCTGTCTTACAGCAACAAGACCGTTGTCTTTGACTGAGCCGGCACCATGCACCGTCTGATTGATGACTTGCTGGGCCTGCTGCGTTTCCGGGTGGGGCCACTGGAGCAGTATCAGTATCCACGCTGGGTACCCGCACTGCTGCTTACCGTGCTTGGACTTGTCGCCAGTGGCGGCACCGGCGAGCTGGGTGGCAATATCGCTGGCCGCATGCTGTTCATGCTGCTGTTTACCTGGCTGGAAACCTTGTTGTTCACCCAGTTCATGACGGTATGGCTGCGGCTGGCCAAGTGGCAGCCGTCCGGTTCGCTGTTTGGCCTGATCGTGCTGTGCAACAGCCTGCAGTTTGTCGAGCCGCTGACCAGTTGGCTGCCGGATGACGTCGCGCTGGGGGCGGATCTGGCCCTGTCCTTGCTGACCATTGCCCTGATGGTCAACGGGCTGGCTCTTGTCTCCGGTGTGGGCCGCGTGCGGGTGCTACTGGGGGTGATGCTGTTTGCCCCGGTTGCCATGCTGACACTGGCCATGAACTTGCAATTGGCGGGCAGCATGGGTTGGGTGACCATTCCGCAAGACATGTTGGGTCCGGTCAGTGAGGCGACGGCACCTGCCAGCGATACCCCGGCTGTGAGCAAGGGCAATAGTGATTTGTAAGTAACTGTGTTGTCGTTGTCACAGAAAAGGGCTGCCTGCGGGCAGCCCTTTTCTGTTGCGGCAAGCGTCCTGCTCAGGGCTCTTCCTCCGCTGGGCTGGCCAGCAGCGTGCACAGGGCCTGTTGCACGCTCTGGCGTTGCATGGCACTGCGCAATTGGCCGTGATAGTGGCCGTCGACAAACAGCAACAGGGTAGGGAGATGAAAGATTTCGAAGGCATGGGCCAGTGCCATGCTTTGCTGTACATCAACATAGGCCAGTTGCTGCAGGCCGTCGGGCTGCCAATCCTGCAGCAGTTGCCGCCATGCGCGACAGGCTGAGCAACCGGGTTGGCCGAACAGGACCAGGGTATTGCCGGGCAGGGCGGCCAGCCGCTGGTAGAAACCAAACTCGTCCAGCAGCAGCCAGGGAGTACTGGCCATGATGGTTCAGTCTACCTTGGCGATGTAACGGGCCAGCCCCAGAATGGCACGCAAGGCCTGCCCCTTGGCCGTTTCCTCATTACGCAAGCGGGCGTAGCGCCGCAGGATGGCGCGGCTTTCCACAAACAGGTCGAGATCGGTTTCCGGCGAGGAAACCAGGGCAATACGCTCGATTTCACCTTGTGGCTTTGCCTGGCCCTGCGCAATGCACAGGTATACCTTGTGGGCATTGTGGGGGGTGATGTGGTCGAACAGGTAGAGCATGGAGTTGATGCGCAGCCCGGTTTCTTCCCGAATTTCGCGGATCAGGGCCTGGGAGCGCAATTCGCCCCGGTTGGCCTTGCCGCCAGGCAGGTTGTAGCGACTGCCACGTGCTGCGGTGACCAGCACACCATCCGGCAATTCGATAATGGCGGTGGCACGTCTTGCCAGATCAGCCGGCAGGCGTTGATCGGGCTTTTTGTCGTCCAGATTTCTCATGCGTCTCTATATAACAGATACGGGCCGCAAATGGCGGCCCAGTTCTGTTGGCTATTCTAATGTAAGCCTCCGGTAGCGACAAACAGTCAATGCTTCTTTATACCTGTAATGTCTTGATCCGTGGCATACATGCCTGACCGCAGCGTCAGGCGGAGTCAAGTTCACGGCGTGTCAAACCAGGCGGTAAACCAGTCCACCCAGGCCAAGCAGCAGGCAATACCAGCCAAAGGGGCGCAGCGATTCGATTTCGGTTTTCTTGAAATAACGCATGAGAAACCAGGTGCTCGCGTAGGCACACAGGCCGGCAACGGCACCGCAGGCAAGTAGCAGACCCCAGGGTTGGGCATGGCCGGCATGGGCCAGCTTGGGGATTTCCAGTATCCCGGCCGCCAGGATGATGGGGGTTGCCAGCAAGAAGGAAAAGCGGGCGGCAGAGGCATGATCCAGGCCATGCGCCAGTCCGCTGAGCAAGGTCACGCCAGAGCGGGAAATGCCCGGCAACAGCGCCAGTGCCTGACCGCTGCCGATCTTGATAGCGCCTGTAATGCTCAACTCATCCAGGCTCTTGTGTGCCCGACGCTGACCCAGACGCTCACCCCACAACAGCAGCAGGCCATTGATGCTGAGAAAAACCAGTACGGCAGTGGCGCTGCCAAACAGTACGCGCAGTTGTTTTTCCAGCAGCAGCCCCAGCAGGCCAGCAGGGATGGTACCGGCTAGCAGTCGCCACATCAGCCGTGCTTCCGGGTTGCTGCTGCCGCCTTTGGCGCGGATGAAGCCGGCAATCAACTGCAACCAGTCGCGATAGAAAAACAGTAGCAGGGCCAGGGCAGTCCCCAGATGCAGCATGACCATGAAGGGCAGAAAGTCCGGGTTGCTGCGATTGAGCGACCAGTGCAGCCAGTCCGGAATCAGGATGCCATGTCCCAGGCTGCTGACCGGAAACAGTTCGCTGATACCTTGGATAACCGCAAACAGCAGTGCTTCAACAGGATTCATCGTGACGGGGGCGGTGTGCGCAAAAAATGAAAACGCACAGTTTTATCATGCAAGGATGTCGTTTTGATGACGTGTCATGGATGGCTGCGGGGCTGGGTTTCGCTAACAAAACCTGGCAGGGCACCCAGGATTCGGTGCGCCGATGCCGACACTATCCACCGTAGGGCAAGCAGGCACCAGGCCACGGCAGGTATGTTGTCAGCAGCTTTCAGTGCTTGGGATCGAGCGCATCTTGCTCCAGCTCGGCTTCCATGGCGGCACGAATGCTGGCAAAGAACTGGTGGATTTCCTGCACGGCAGGGGAGATGGCGGCCAGCCATTGTTCGCGCTGGGTGGTATCACTGCTGTCGATGTAGGGGCGCATTTCCGGGTCGGGATGGCGTTCGAACGCCAGCGCCATGATGGCTTCCAGCGCGCCGGCATGCTCGGCATCGTCAAACAGCAGATTCCAGTCGTCCTGTAGCAGCTGCATGCCTTCGACAAAGCCTTCGGCCCAGTCATTGCCGTGCACCACGCCTTGTTCATCGACATCCAGCCAGGGTTGGAATTCTGCGCCCTGTTGCAGGGTGTGCGTGATGTCCAGCCAGTGGCCCATCAGCAGCGAGACAAATTTCTCCAGATCCTTTTCGCTGCGAAAGGCCTGCTCGTCGTCAAAGGCCTCGCCCAGGATCAGTGGCAGACATTCGGTGGGCCTGATGGCTTCCGGGCCGCACAGCAGGGCGGTGAAGAAACCGTCCAGCTTTTCCAGGTTCATGCACTGCAGGCTTTCAAAGCGTTGCAGGGTGGCAGACAGGCGCTGGTAGTCGGCCTCAGTCAGCGGAGCGTGTTTCATCAACAGTGGTCTTTCAGTGGTAATGCCGCATTATTACCGATCAGCCCCCTGGCTGACCAATCACGTTGTGGTCTTATTCCTTCCAGCGCATGGGCGGCAGGGCGGCAAAGGCTTCGCGCAAGGCTTGGCCCCAGCCGGTGTGCAGTTGCTGGAAGTAGGGGTCGTGTTCGGTAATGTGCTGGTGAATGCCGGGGCCGAAGTCGTCCTTGTCATAAACCAGCATGTCGATGGGCAGGCCGACTGACAGATTGCTCTTCATGGTGGAGTCAAAGCTGATCAGCGCGCATTTGGCGGCGTCTTCCACCGGAGTGTGGTAGCTGACCACCCGGTCGATGATGGGCTTGCCGTACTTGGCTTCGCCGATCTGGAAATATGGTGTGTCCTGGGTGGCTTCGATGAAATTGCCCTGCGGATAGATATTGAACAGCCGTGGTGCCTCTCCCCGGATTTGCCCGCCCAGCAGGAAGGAACAGCCGACTTCGATCTTGGACTGGCTGAGGGTGGGGCCGTCGCGCTCGACAATTTCACGCAGGGTATCGCCCACCAGGCAGGCGGCATCGTACATCGATGGCACGTTGAGGATGCTGCGCTCCTCCCCCGGCTTGCTGGCGCGCTGGCGCAGCAGGCTGACCACGCTTTGGGTGGTGGCCAGATTGCCGGCGGACAGCATCACCAGCAGCCGCTCGTCCGGCTGCTGGAAAAATTGCATCTTGCGAAAGGTGGACACGTGGTCCACCCCGGCATTGGTGCGGGAGTCCGAGGCAAACAGCATGCCGGACGCAAGATTCATGGCGACGCAGTAAGTCATGATGCAGCTACTTGAAAAGTGGAGTTAAACCAATCTAGCCGGCTTGTTACTGGCCGTCCAGCCAGACACGCGCCTGGGCGCTCATGCTTTCGGTGCCACCACCAAAACGCACGCCGCGCACCGGGCAGGCGTCCAGATAGTCCATGCCGATGGCCAGCTTGAGGTGATGCTCGTTGGCGGCTACGGCATTGGCCACGTCGAAGCTGTGCCAGGCACCGTCTACCCAGGCTTCGGCCCAGGCATGGCTGGAGACATGGTCGGTGGCGTGGGCCGGCGAGTAGACATAGCCGCTGACATAGCGCGCCGGAATCCCCAGCTGGCGGGCGCAACTGAGGAAGACATGGGTGTGGTCCTGGCACACGCCAGCGCCCTTGGCAAAGGCGGCGGCAGCCGGGGTATGGCTTTGGGTTTCGCCAGGCAAAAAGGGCATGTGCTCGCGAATGCCTTCCACCAGCGCTTGGAGCTGGGTGAGGCTGGGTATGGGCTGGCGGTAAGCGGCGGCAAAGCGGCGTAGGGCCTCGTCCGGGGTGGTCAGTTCGGTCTGGCGCAGGAAAAACAGTGGCGGCAGATCGTCGCTCAGCGGGGCGGTGACATCGGTCTCCACTGTGCCGCTGACCTTGATGCGGATTTCCTGGTGCGGGTAGTCCAGCGTCAGCACATGCAGGATGTTGCCGTAGCTGTCGGTACTGCGATGGGCGGCCACCGGCAGTTCCAGCTGCCAGTCCAGAATCTGCAGGCCGTTGCCGCCTTGCGGCGTCAGGCGCAGGTACTGGGTGCTGTGGCGTACCGGGCTGTCGTAGCGGTACAGCGTTTCATGACTGATGGCGAGTCGCATGGCTATCCCTTTCTGAAAATGAAAACCGGTCTGCGCTCAGGCAGCTTCCAGATAACTGTGGTGAATGGTGTTGCCCAGCAGGATGATGTCGCCGATCAGACTGTCCAGCGTCTGTTCCAGCCCGTCGGCAAAGATGTCCTCGATGCTGCTGTAGGTGAGCCTGGCCTGGATTTCGCTGGCGCGGCGGCGGGCGGCGCGGCCAGCCTGGCCTTCGATGCGGCCCAGCACCTTGTTGATTTCACCAAAGCAGGCGCGCAGGCTGCGCGGCATGTCGTGGCGCAGGATCAGCAGTTCGGCCACCCGCTCCGGGGTGATGCTGTCGCGGTAGATGTCGCGATAGGCCTCGAAGCCGGACACCGAACGCAGCAGCGCCGCCCACTGGTAGTAGTCCAGGATGTTTTCTGCTTCCGGCTCGTTGTCACTGATCTGCTTGGTTTTCACATTCAGGATGCGCGCGGTGTTGTCGGCGCGTTCGATGAAGGTGCCCAGCCGGGAAAAGTGGAAGGTGTCATTGCGCAACATGGTGCCGTAGCCTGCGCCACGGAACAGGTGCGAGCGCTCGCGCACCCATTCCAGAAAGGCCGAGGCGCTGCGGGTGTCCAGGCCTCGAGCCTGCCATTCGCGCATTTCCAGCCAGGTTCCGTTCACCTGCTCCCACATCTCGGTGGTGATTTTTACCCGCACCACATGGGCGTTTTCCCGTGCATTGCGCATGCAGTTGTAGATGCTGCCGGGGTTGTCGCCATCCAGCGCCAGATAGTGCAGCACGGCTTGCGGGGTGGGGGTGTGGTGATGGCGCAGAAAATCCGCCGTGCTGCCGGTGACATCCAGCGGCACCAGCAGGTCGTCCTGCGAGGACGCATGCAGCAGCGACATCTGCAAGCTGACATCCAGCAAGCGCGCGGTGTTTTCGGCGCGTTCCATATTGCGTGCCATCCAGTACAGGCACCCTGCCATTCGGCTTAGCATGTGATGTCCTCCTTCAGGATCCAGGTGTCCTTGGTGCCGCCGCCTTGCGACGAGTTGACCACCAGCGAGCCTTCGCGCAGGGCCACGCGGGTGAGGCCGCCGGCTACCAGCTGCACTTTCTTGCCCGACAGCACAAAGGGGCGCAGGTCGATATGGCGCGGCGCAATGCCGGATTCGACAAAAGTGGGGCAGGTGGACAAGGATAGTGTGGGCTGGGCGATGAAGTTGGCCGGGTCTTCCAGAATGCGCAGGCGATAGGCTTCGATTTCCGCCTGGGTGGCGGCCGGGCCAACCAGCATGC
The sequence above is drawn from the Aquitalea denitrificans genome and encodes:
- a CDS encoding undecaprenyl-diphosphate phosphatase, giving the protein MNPVEALLFAVIQGISELFPVSSLGHGILIPDWLHWSLNRSNPDFLPFMVMLHLGTALALLLFFYRDWLQLIAGFIRAKGGSSNPEARLMWRLLAGTIPAGLLGLLLEKQLRVLFGSATAVLVFLSINGLLLLWGERLGQRRAHKSLDELSITGAIKIGSGQALALLPGISRSGVTLLSGLAHGLDHASAARFSFLLATPIILAAGILEIPKLAHAGHAQPWGLLLACGAVAGLCAYASTWFLMRYFKKTEIESLRPFGWYCLLLGLGGLVYRLV
- a CDS encoding GntR family transcriptional regulator, whose translation is MTTLQPIKRQTLTSAVTESLRQRLLSGEFVDGQQLRQEALSNEYGVSRVPVREALRQLEAEGLIQIIDHKGAVVSKLSLEDVLELLEIRAMLEGSVLKASIPCQTPADIALAEQTLHEFEVALQKNDVRHWGELNSRFHLALYRAAKRPNTLALIEQLHNKTDRYTRMQILFTRTMERAHEEHTRLLELCKQGAAEEAAEFIRFHILSAGHALEHYLQGQQGH
- a CDS encoding transglutaminase family protein; its protein translation is MRLAISHETLYRYDSPVRHSTQYLRLTPQGGNGLQILDWQLELPVAAHRSTDSYGNILHVLTLDYPHQEIRIKVSGTVETDVTAPLSDDLPPLFFLRQTELTTPDEALRRFAAAYRQPIPSLTQLQALVEGIREHMPFLPGETQSHTPAAAAFAKGAGVCQDHTHVFLSCARQLGIPARYVSGYVYSPAHATDHVSSHAWAEAWVDGAWHSFDVANAVAANEHHLKLAIGMDYLDACPVRGVRFGGGTESMSAQARVWLDGQ
- the purU gene encoding formyltetrahydrofolate deformylase, whose product is MSNSPQSATLLISAPDKKGLVAALANFLMTYNANIMHADQHQDGSENLFLMRIQWDLAGFTLPMDAFAAAFQPIASEHNMNWKVSLSSRKPRMAIFVSKYEHCLVDLLHRWRIGELNCDIPLVISNHEDCRRLVEFNGIPFHVLPVTRDNKENAEAEQFRLLEEAGVDFIVLARYMQVLSGEFVKRYPDRVINIHHSFLPAFDGAKPYHRAFARGVKLIGATSHYVTEDLDEGPIIEQEVTRISHRDDVEDLIQKGRDLEKVVLSRAVRWHLDDRILSYSNKTVVFD
- a CDS encoding YecA family protein gives rise to the protein MKHAPLTEADYQRLSATLQRFESLQCMNLEKLDGFFTALLCGPEAIRPTECLPLILGEAFDDEQAFRSEKDLEKFVSLLMGHWLDITHTLQQGAEFQPWLDVDEQGVVHGNDWAEGFVEGMQLLQDDWNLLFDDAEHAGALEAIMALAFERHPDPEMRPYIDSSDTTQREQWLAAISPAVQEIHQFFASIRAAMEAELEQDALDPKH
- a CDS encoding NUDIX hydrolase, giving the protein MRNLDDKKPDQRLPADLARRATAIIELPDGVLVTAARGSRYNLPGGKANRGELRSQALIREIREETGLRINSMLYLFDHITPHNAHKVYLCIAQGQAKPQGEIERIALVSSPETDLDLFVESRAILRRYARLRNEETAKGQALRAILGLARYIAKVD
- a CDS encoding alpha-E domain-containing protein — encoded protein: MLSRMAGCLYWMARNMERAENTARLLDVSLQMSLLHASSQDDLLVPLDVTGSTADFLRHHHTPTPQAVLHYLALDGDNPGSIYNCMRNARENAHVVRVKITTEMWEQVNGTWLEMREWQARGLDTRSASAFLEWVRERSHLFRGAGYGTMLRNDTFHFSRLGTFIERADNTARILNVKTKQISDNEPEAENILDYYQWAALLRSVSGFEAYRDIYRDSITPERVAELLILRHDMPRSLRACFGEINKVLGRIEGQAGRAARRRASEIQARLTYSSIEDIFADGLEQTLDSLIGDIILLGNTIHHSYLEAA
- a CDS encoding proteasome-type protease; translation: MTYCVAMNLASGMLFASDSRTNAGVDHVSTFRKMQFFQQPDERLLVMLSAGNLATTQSVVSLLRQRASKPGEERSILNVPSMYDAACLVGDTLREIVERDGPTLSQSKIEVGCSFLLGGQIRGEAPRLFNIYPQGNFIEATQDTPYFQIGEAKYGKPIIDRVVSYHTPVEDAAKCALISFDSTMKSNLSVGLPIDMLVYDKDDFGPGIHQHITEHDPYFQQLHTGWGQALREAFAALPPMRWKE
- a CDS encoding thioredoxin family protein, whose amino-acid sequence is MASTPWLLLDEFGFYQRLAALPGNTLVLFGQPGCSACRAWRQLLQDWQPDGLQQLAYVDVQQSMALAHAFEIFHLPTLLLFVDGHYHGQLRSAMQRQSVQQALCTLLASPAEEEP
- the folD gene encoding bifunctional methylenetetrahydrofolate dehydrogenase/methenyltetrahydrofolate cyclohydrolase FolD encodes the protein MAAQLIDGKAVAEQLIAKVGEGVKQRVAAGKRAPALAVILVGNDPASSVYVGSKKRSCEKAGIRSVAYDLPAETSQQELLDIIDTLNADATVDGILVQLPLPKQIDPQAVIERIDPKKDVDGFHPYNMGRLAIKMPLLRPCTPRGVMTLLEEYGIDPKGKKAVIVGASNIVGRPQALEMLLARATVTVCHSATQDLAREVGEADIVVAAVGIPGFIKGEWIKPGAVVIDVGINRLDTGKLAGDVEFAAAAERASFITPVPGGVGPMTVATLLQNTLDSANLNA